A genomic region of Methanothermobacter thermautotrophicus str. Delta H contains the following coding sequences:
- a CDS encoding PAS domain S-box protein, translating into MPSALVVEDEAVTSLELLRLLESWGYETVSVKTGEDAIETALRMKPDVILMDIVLPSDVDGVTAARAIKKEMDIPLIFITAYSSREVFERAAEVEPEAYLLKPFNSRELGYAMELAIYKNRIQNLLSHTSRRYQEILETTGEGVCVFNDDGSIQYCNERMADLLSMRRDEIIGRKIFDFIHPSDRETMERILDSCRRGSSGEHELRFRTDEGTRWVILSGHPLIESSGFRGGFCMFRDITPQKMLERMLRRNNSCLRLLSRINRQAAISATPQELMEGVSGILMEVGYSGASFRESDGTVIAGEGEKRVSPLRPGIITWEDTSTAVIELEDCSKPLYLVVSAPRMIDDEELGFLREIASSTAGALRRMDSEQRMNDISSRYRELFENAGDAIFLVKDFRIIGCNSRALELFGGDEEDILGRKPWELSPEYQHHGESSEIARELIERAMNGEKCEFTWIHRKISGETFPTRVVLSRSGDIVMGIVRDMTELYRAHRKLKEEHRKFRDLLESIPDPTFALDTRGRVIAWNREIERLTGVKKEEILGRGNRVYAVPFYGRRTPGLLEFLLNPGKAPSRYRNISREGNAIYAEVHV; encoded by the coding sequence ATGCCATCTGCCCTTGTCGTCGAGGACGAGGCTGTAACCTCCCTTGAACTTTTAAGGCTCCTGGAATCCTGGGGGTATGAAACGGTCAGTGTAAAGACCGGGGAGGATGCCATTGAAACCGCGCTGAGGATGAAACCCGACGTCATCCTCATGGACATAGTACTCCCCTCAGATGTGGATGGAGTCACAGCAGCAAGGGCCATAAAGAAGGAGATGGACATCCCCCTGATTTTCATAACAGCCTACTCCAGCAGGGAGGTATTTGAGAGGGCAGCCGAGGTTGAACCTGAGGCCTACCTCCTCAAGCCCTTCAACTCCCGGGAACTTGGATATGCAATGGAACTTGCAATCTACAAGAACCGGATCCAGAACCTGCTCTCACATACCAGCAGGAGGTACCAGGAGATACTGGAAACCACAGGTGAGGGTGTCTGCGTATTCAATGACGATGGAAGCATCCAGTACTGCAATGAGAGGATGGCTGACCTCCTCTCCATGAGAAGGGACGAGATTATCGGAAGGAAGATATTCGATTTTATACATCCCTCTGACCGGGAGACCATGGAGCGAATACTTGATTCATGCAGAAGGGGATCCTCGGGTGAACATGAACTCCGCTTCAGGACGGATGAGGGGACAAGGTGGGTGATACTCTCAGGTCATCCCCTCATTGAATCCTCCGGCTTCAGGGGAGGATTCTGCATGTTCAGGGATATAACGCCCCAGAAGATGCTTGAAAGGATGCTGAGGAGAAACAACAGCTGCCTCAGACTTCTAAGCAGGATCAACCGCCAGGCAGCCATCTCAGCCACCCCTCAGGAATTGATGGAAGGGGTTTCCGGGATCCTGATGGAGGTCGGATACTCCGGTGCATCCTTCAGGGAATCTGATGGAACCGTGATTGCAGGGGAGGGTGAAAAAAGAGTATCACCACTCCGGCCAGGCATCATCACCTGGGAGGATACCTCAACTGCAGTCATTGAACTTGAAGATTGCAGCAAACCCCTTTACCTTGTGGTCTCAGCCCCCAGGATGATTGACGATGAGGAGCTGGGCTTCCTCAGGGAGATAGCATCCAGCACAGCCGGTGCCCTCAGGAGGATGGACTCTGAGCAGAGGATGAATGATATTTCCTCAAGGTACCGGGAACTCTTTGAGAATGCAGGGGATGCGATATTCCTGGTGAAGGACTTCAGGATAATAGGATGTAACAGCAGGGCCCTTGAACTCTTCGGGGGAGATGAGGAAGACATACTGGGCAGAAAACCATGGGAGCTATCACCTGAGTACCAGCACCATGGTGAATCCTCAGAAATTGCCCGGGAACTTATTGAGAGGGCAATGAATGGCGAAAAATGCGAGTTCACATGGATCCACAGAAAGATCAGCGGTGAGACATTCCCGACAAGGGTGGTCCTCAGCAGATCAGGTGACATTGTGATGGGCATTGTCAGGGACATGACTGAACTCTACAGGGCCCACAGGAAGTTAAAGGAGGAGCACAGAAAGTTCAGGGACCTGCTGGAGTCCATACCCGACCCTACCTTCGCCCTGGATACCCGTGGAAGGGTGATAGCCTGGAACCGTGAGATTGAGAGACTCACAGGTGTGAAAAAGGAAGAGATCCTCGGGAGGGGTAACAGGGTCTACGCAGTTCCGTTCTATGGCAGGAGGACGCCGGGGCTCCTTGAATTCCTGCTGAACCCTGGAAAGGCCCCTTCAAGGTACCGCAACATCAGCAGGGAGGGTAATGCAATCTATGCAGAGGTCCATGTTTAG
- a CDS encoding cobaltochelatase subunit CobN, with translation MRGYETDLDEWEAGGDGLNPMEIVLGITLPELDGGFEPVFTAGMRTLNDPDLGEVRVVDVVPERMDRFAARILNWLKLRTMENHEKRIGIILYDYPPGEANLGNAGYLDVFESLEVFLRRLRERGYSVRIPDEPIKDILMREGLINSPSYHEYGGQRIPLSDYLEFFSRLPERIQDDVRARWGEPPGELMVDGDDIIIPVTELGSVYLCIQPSRGIMETDSYHSRDNPPHHQYLAFYAYLNSLGLDAIIHFGMHGTLEFLPGRETALGAECYPDLLLGELPNIYLYWAGNTSESTIARRRTYALPVAHASPPVRQSDLYGDYLVLEELIDQWHGDPDDGLRDEIIERASQLNLRGDIPEIESELFRMKRRLIPRGLHIMDSEWDPNDMVSYLLGVLRFDREYPSIHSMVAEKLGLDYRGSMDTATGWEIERHAAEALKRILTGKSVDLPPEYVEWVRSLSERCDFRGESRGLLEALEGRYVNPSRGGDPIRDPEVYPTGYSMHAFDPMKIPAPLAESRGRLAARKLLEDYLEENGRYPETVAVVLWGFETLKTGGDTISMILELLGVRINRKYGPWAKNIDVIPLNELGRPRVDVLVNICGIFRDTLGSQIEILNRAFKTVAGLDEDPEDNYILKHNLEDGEVKVPPRIFGPGPAEYASSIPDIIGGGAWDQEDELAAAYLGEMCYAYLPDSVREAPDEFRRNLQRVELVAQERDNVEYEVTDLDHYYEFMGGLTSSVRNLGGSCSVRVVDSTEDEIYVEGLDEVIGRAARCRILNPVWLDGMLAHDHHGAKNIKDRVEHLLGFSATTGAVDNWVYDDVAETLILDDEMRRRISENNPYAAVRMGEILLETAERGYWDAPDETLNRIREVFLGLEYELE, from the coding sequence CTGAGGGGCTATGAGACAGACCTCGACGAATGGGAGGCAGGTGGTGATGGCCTCAACCCGATGGAGATAGTTCTTGGCATAACACTCCCTGAACTTGACGGAGGCTTTGAACCGGTATTCACGGCGGGTATGAGGACTCTCAATGACCCCGACCTGGGGGAGGTGAGGGTTGTTGACGTGGTGCCAGAGCGCATGGACAGATTCGCTGCAAGGATACTCAACTGGCTGAAGCTGAGGACAATGGAGAACCATGAGAAGAGGATAGGGATAATCCTCTATGACTACCCTCCGGGGGAGGCCAACCTTGGAAACGCGGGCTACCTTGACGTATTTGAAAGCCTGGAGGTTTTCCTCAGGAGGCTGAGGGAGAGGGGATACAGTGTGAGGATACCTGATGAACCCATCAAGGATATTCTCATGAGGGAGGGACTCATCAACAGTCCATCCTACCATGAATATGGCGGCCAGAGGATCCCCCTCAGTGATTACCTGGAATTTTTCAGTCGTCTGCCAGAGAGGATCCAGGATGATGTGAGGGCAAGGTGGGGCGAACCACCGGGGGAGCTGATGGTTGATGGTGATGACATCATCATCCCGGTGACTGAACTGGGCTCGGTCTACCTGTGCATACAGCCCTCCCGCGGGATCATGGAGACCGACAGCTACCATAGCAGGGATAATCCACCCCACCACCAGTACCTGGCCTTCTACGCCTACCTCAATTCACTGGGACTTGACGCCATCATCCACTTCGGGATGCACGGGACCCTTGAGTTTCTGCCCGGAAGGGAGACCGCCCTGGGGGCTGAATGCTACCCTGACCTGCTCCTGGGGGAGCTCCCCAACATATACCTTTACTGGGCAGGTAACACCTCAGAGTCGACCATAGCAAGAAGAAGAACCTACGCCCTCCCGGTGGCACATGCGTCACCACCTGTGAGGCAGTCTGACCTCTACGGTGACTACCTGGTACTGGAAGAACTCATCGACCAGTGGCATGGGGACCCTGATGATGGGTTGAGGGATGAAATAATTGAGAGGGCCTCACAGCTTAACCTGAGGGGGGATATCCCTGAGATTGAGTCTGAACTCTTCAGGATGAAAAGGCGACTGATACCAAGGGGCCTTCACATAATGGACTCAGAGTGGGACCCCAATGACATGGTCAGCTACCTCCTCGGTGTACTCAGATTTGACAGGGAATACCCCTCCATCCATTCAATGGTGGCAGAGAAGCTTGGACTGGATTACAGGGGTTCAATGGATACAGCCACAGGATGGGAGATTGAGAGGCACGCGGCTGAGGCTTTGAAGAGGATACTAACAGGGAAGTCAGTGGATCTTCCCCCTGAATACGTTGAATGGGTGCGTAGCTTATCTGAGCGTTGTGACTTCAGGGGTGAAAGCAGGGGCCTCCTTGAGGCACTTGAGGGAAGGTATGTGAACCCCTCCAGGGGCGGAGACCCAATCAGGGACCCTGAGGTATACCCGACAGGCTACTCCATGCACGCCTTTGACCCCATGAAGATACCGGCACCCCTGGCCGAATCAAGGGGCAGGCTTGCAGCCAGAAAACTCCTTGAGGACTACCTGGAGGAAAATGGGAGGTACCCCGAGACCGTTGCAGTGGTTCTATGGGGATTCGAAACCCTTAAAACAGGTGGAGATACCATTTCAATGATCCTGGAACTCCTGGGGGTGCGCATAAACAGGAAGTATGGTCCATGGGCAAAGAACATAGATGTCATACCCCTCAATGAGCTTGGAAGACCCAGGGTTGATGTCCTGGTGAACATCTGCGGCATATTCAGGGACACACTCGGATCCCAGATTGAGATACTTAACAGGGCCTTCAAAACTGTTGCAGGTCTTGACGAGGACCCTGAGGATAATTACATCCTGAAACACAACCTTGAGGATGGAGAGGTGAAGGTCCCCCCGAGGATATTCGGACCTGGACCAGCGGAGTATGCCAGCAGCATCCCTGATATCATAGGAGGTGGTGCCTGGGATCAGGAGGATGAACTGGCAGCAGCCTACCTGGGGGAGATGTGTTACGCCTATCTCCCGGATTCTGTGAGAGAGGCACCGGATGAATTCAGGAGGAACCTCCAGAGGGTTGAGCTCGTGGCCCAGGAGAGGGATAACGTGGAGTATGAGGTGACAGACCTTGACCATTACTATGAATTCATGGGCGGCCTCACCTCCTCGGTGCGGAACCTGGGGGGTTCCTGCAGCGTCAGGGTCGTGGATTCAACTGAGGATGAAATCTACGTTGAGGGCCTTGATGAGGTTATAGGGAGGGCTGCAAGGTGCAGAATCCTCAATCCGGTCTGGCTGGATGGGATGCTCGCCCATGACCACCATGGTGCCAAGAACATCAAGGACCGGGTGGAACACCTCCTGGGATTCTCTGCAACGACCGGTGCAGTGGATAACTGGGTCTATGATGATGTCGCAGAAACCCTGATACTTGATGATGAGATGAGGAGGAGGATCTCAGAGAACAACCCCTATGCGGCTGTGAGGATGGGTGAGATACTCCTTGAAACAGCTGAGAGGGGTTACTGGGATGCCCCCGATGAGACCCTTAACAGGATCAGGGAGGTTTTTCTTGGCCTTGAATATGAGCTTGAATAG
- a CDS encoding magnesium chelatase subunit D family protein, with translation MDNHYFPFTAIVGQELLKKALILNAINPSIGGVLIRGDKGTGKSTAVRSLRDVLPDRKMVEGCRFGCDPDGAEICMECRRKLEEQGSLPSRQVRMEVVDLPVSATEDMVVGSLDIKRALRDGIKALEPGILARANGNILYIDEVNLLDDYIVNVLLDAAAMGVNIIEREGISIQHPSRFILAGTMNPEEGDLRPQILDRFGLSVDVEAIKDPDERIEVIKRAMKFQEDPESFHSRFRRKQEELREKIIRARSLLEMVELDDETLGLIVEIAAALGIRTHRADIITARTARALAAFNGRRRVTGDDVMEAALLAMKHRLRQLPFQRQQELSQEIIEDIMNGEFEDDSEIDRERRLRRDLKIPDLKGSLQGQSSSTVTGRRGKYVRARENPEPSSVAVDATLRKAASAGTGTIEPEHLMEKVRIGKSRALYIIVLDTSSSMRLERKIKFAKTVSWLLLRDSYEKRNRIALIAFRGYEANLVVEPTSNLETVEEALEGLRSGGRTPLTPALRLAAEVASSSSDEACTAVVISDGRCNVFINSNLEEDMNMLETELRNLNLLFVNAEPEKRSLGILEDMASRFGSEIFYLDDILI, from the coding sequence TTGGATAATCATTACTTCCCATTCACAGCCATCGTTGGACAGGAACTCCTCAAGAAGGCCCTCATCCTCAACGCCATAAACCCATCAATAGGCGGCGTCCTGATCAGGGGCGATAAGGGGACAGGTAAATCAACTGCAGTGAGATCACTGAGGGATGTACTCCCTGATAGGAAAATGGTGGAGGGCTGCAGGTTCGGATGCGACCCTGATGGAGCAGAAATATGCATGGAGTGCCGCAGAAAACTTGAGGAACAGGGTAGCCTGCCATCAAGACAGGTCAGGATGGAGGTGGTCGACCTCCCTGTATCCGCAACCGAGGATATGGTTGTGGGTTCACTGGACATAAAGAGGGCCCTCAGGGATGGAATAAAGGCCCTTGAGCCAGGCATACTTGCACGTGCCAACGGCAACATCCTCTACATCGATGAGGTCAACCTCCTTGATGACTACATAGTGAACGTCCTCCTCGATGCAGCAGCCATGGGCGTGAATATCATTGAAAGGGAGGGCATATCCATCCAGCATCCATCAAGGTTCATACTTGCAGGTACAATGAACCCTGAGGAGGGTGATCTCAGACCCCAGATACTTGACAGATTCGGCCTCAGTGTTGATGTGGAGGCAATAAAGGACCCTGATGAAAGAATTGAAGTCATAAAGCGTGCAATGAAGTTCCAGGAGGATCCAGAGTCCTTCCACTCAAGGTTCCGGAGGAAACAGGAGGAGCTCAGGGAGAAAATCATCAGGGCACGGAGTTTACTTGAGATGGTCGAGTTGGATGATGAGACCCTGGGCCTCATAGTTGAGATAGCAGCAGCCCTTGGCATCAGGACCCACAGGGCCGATATCATAACTGCAAGGACCGCGAGGGCACTGGCGGCATTCAACGGCAGGAGGAGGGTCACAGGGGATGATGTGATGGAGGCTGCGCTCCTTGCCATGAAGCACAGACTTAGACAGCTACCATTCCAGAGGCAACAGGAACTCAGCCAGGAGATTATAGAGGACATCATGAATGGCGAATTCGAGGATGACTCAGAGATTGACAGGGAACGGAGGCTGAGGCGTGACCTGAAGATCCCTGACCTGAAGGGATCCCTCCAGGGTCAGAGCAGTTCAACGGTAACCGGGAGGAGGGGTAAGTATGTCCGCGCCCGGGAGAACCCTGAACCATCCAGCGTGGCCGTTGATGCAACCCTGAGGAAGGCTGCTTCAGCTGGAACCGGAACCATAGAACCCGAACACCTCATGGAGAAGGTTCGGATCGGGAAATCCAGGGCACTCTACATAATCGTCCTTGACACCTCGTCATCAATGAGACTTGAGAGGAAGATAAAATTTGCAAAGACGGTCTCATGGCTGCTCCTGAGGGACTCCTATGAAAAGAGGAACAGGATAGCCCTCATAGCCTTCAGGGGATATGAGGCAAACCTGGTGGTTGAGCCCACATCGAATCTTGAGACCGTTGAGGAGGCCCTTGAGGGTCTCAGGTCAGGCGGGAGGACACCCCTCACACCGGCACTCAGACTGGCAGCTGAGGTTGCATCATCATCCAGCGATGAGGCATGCACAGCCGTTGTAATATCAGACGGCCGCTGCAACGTATTCATCAACTCCAACCTCGAGGAGGACATGAATATGCTTGAAACTGAACTGAGGAACCTGAACCTTTTATTCGTTAATGCAGAACCCGAGAAGAGGAGCCTGGGTATACTTGAGGACATGGCGTCACGCTTTGGCTCTGAAATCTTCTACCTTGATGATATACTGATCTAG
- a CDS encoding ABC transporter ATP-binding protein, whose protein sequence is MDAILLDGVSYRYPNQERLALRDVSLRVKRGESVFITGRSGSGKSTLARAVTAVIPSMMGGEMDGTVRVMGRDTDSLTPGDLAADVGYVFQNPESQFFTLNVNSEVSLGPDTLQLDKREERVEDALRRVGMEHKRHESVFNLSEGEKQRVAIASQLSMSPEILLMDEPTSNLDQGSTDDLFSILKNLRDKTLILIDHRTYRVPEVFDRVVVMDEGMIVEETDTDNLLDPEFRERYGLRSPSPGFNQRSCGGRGLRPFFQVSTHPETKQDPVLRVMNISHTQGDFRLDGVNLDLWRGEVLGLTGPNGSGKTTLARLIVGLIEPEMGEIRVEGTAGLVMQDPDHQLFMDTVKREITFGLDDYSDGDVEDLLETMKLHQLMERHPHSLSGGEKQRTLISVYLFRKPDLIIMDEPTTGMDLDNMKRLAGWIGKLKGMGVAMILISHDLEFLQMVADRTIMMDNGALVLPDHEVAGADSVSTCLR, encoded by the coding sequence TTGGACGCAATCCTCCTTGATGGTGTGAGCTACCGGTACCCCAATCAGGAGCGGCTGGCCCTCAGGGACGTCAGCTTAAGGGTTAAAAGGGGTGAATCGGTCTTCATCACAGGAAGAAGTGGGAGTGGAAAATCAACCCTTGCAAGGGCAGTAACTGCGGTGATACCCTCCATGATGGGAGGGGAGATGGATGGAACAGTCAGGGTGATGGGCAGGGACACAGACTCCCTCACCCCCGGGGACCTTGCAGCGGATGTTGGATACGTCTTCCAGAATCCTGAGTCCCAGTTCTTCACATTGAATGTTAATTCGGAGGTATCCCTGGGGCCAGATACCCTCCAGCTGGATAAACGTGAGGAACGCGTGGAGGATGCGCTCCGGAGGGTTGGTATGGAGCATAAGAGGCATGAAAGCGTTTTCAACCTCTCAGAGGGTGAGAAGCAGAGGGTTGCAATAGCATCACAGCTCTCCATGTCCCCTGAAATCCTCCTCATGGATGAGCCAACATCCAACCTGGATCAGGGATCCACCGATGACCTTTTCAGCATCCTCAAAAACCTTAGGGATAAAACACTGATCCTGATTGACCACAGAACTTACAGGGTCCCTGAGGTCTTTGACAGGGTCGTGGTGATGGATGAGGGCATGATCGTTGAGGAGACAGACACTGATAACCTCCTGGACCCTGAATTCAGGGAAAGGTACGGTCTGAGGTCTCCATCTCCAGGTTTCAATCAGAGGTCCTGTGGAGGGCGCGGTCTGAGGCCTTTCTTTCAGGTTTCCACCCATCCTGAAACGAAACAGGACCCTGTACTGAGGGTAATGAACATCTCCCACACCCAGGGAGACTTCAGGCTCGATGGTGTTAACCTGGATCTCTGGAGGGGCGAGGTCCTGGGATTGACTGGCCCGAATGGCTCTGGAAAGACGACCCTTGCAAGGCTGATTGTGGGACTCATAGAGCCGGAGATGGGTGAGATCAGGGTTGAGGGCACCGCCGGTCTTGTGATGCAGGACCCGGACCATCAGCTGTTCATGGATACTGTGAAGAGGGAGATAACCTTCGGTCTGGATGATTATTCTGATGGGGATGTTGAGGACCTCCTTGAGACCATGAAGCTCCATCAGCTGATGGAGAGACACCCCCATTCACTCAGCGGCGGTGAAAAGCAGAGAACACTCATATCCGTTTATCTCTTCAGAAAACCAGATCTCATAATAATGGATGAGCCAACGACGGGCATGGACCTTGATAACATGAAAAGACTTGCAGGGTGGATAGGTAAACTGAAGGGAATGGGGGTGGCCATGATTCTGATCTCCCATGACCTGGAGTTCCTTCAGATGGTTGCAGACCGGACGATCATGATGGATAACGGTGCCCTGGTCCTCCCGGATCATGAAGTAGCGGGCGCTGATTCAGTATCAACATGTTTGAGGTGA
- a CDS encoding cobaltochelatase subunit CobN — MVPGHGLLWGRRPRQPHEPDTLPPGQLHRPGGSLRGPGGDAALRLYLPFRGFYRDLESYRRASNFNPELPTVGMLFYSGMHFDDTRPLVEELYSRLHGNVNCTVVFSDVENNLRAIEEYMGDVDLFVNMQYFQLNRAPWAATLRPQGGS; from the coding sequence ATGGTTCCAGGCCATGGACTACTATGGGGCCGGCGACCCCGACAACCTCATGAACCTGATACTCTTCCTCCTGGACAGCTACACAGACCTGGAGGTTCCCTTCGAGGACCCGGTGGAGATGCCGCCCTACGGCTCTACCTCCCCTTCAGGGGATTCTACAGGGACCTGGAGTCCTACAGGCGGGCTTCAAACTTCAACCCGGAGCTCCCAACAGTTGGCATGCTCTTCTATTCAGGGATGCACTTCGATGACACGAGACCCCTGGTTGAGGAACTCTACAGTCGCCTCCATGGAAATGTGAACTGCACCGTGGTCTTCTCGGACGTCGAGAACAACCTGAGGGCCATCGAGGAGTACATGGGGGACGTGGACCTCTTTGTCAACATGCAGTACTTCCAGCTGAACCGGGCCCCCTGGGCGGCGACCCTGAGGCCACAAGGAGGCTCCTGA
- a CDS encoding MptD family putative ECF transporter S component, whose product MFRFRDFTTADLAFTGLIIALMYIVQTVTILGVAAITPVDAFKSIASAFFVCIVISVGLAKVGKIGTFTLIGLVNGIICGLIMPAFLPLLPATFLGGLAADAAVGLKYGVYSSRNSLLVGCGVDKFIETLVILTVPFLFGFSSFMLAPALIIISAITVSVLGMLGALVGYGIINELRRAGALD is encoded by the coding sequence TTGTTTAGATTCAGAGATTTCACAACAGCTGATCTGGCCTTCACGGGCCTCATAATAGCCCTGATGTACATCGTTCAGACGGTGACCATCCTTGGTGTTGCAGCCATAACACCTGTGGATGCATTCAAGTCGATTGCATCCGCCTTCTTTGTCTGCATCGTCATAAGCGTTGGACTTGCAAAGGTGGGAAAGATAGGCACCTTCACCCTGATAGGCCTTGTTAACGGGATAATCTGTGGACTCATAATGCCCGCATTCCTTCCCCTACTACCCGCGACCTTCCTGGGAGGCCTTGCAGCGGATGCCGCCGTCGGGTTGAAATACGGCGTCTACTCTTCAAGGAATTCCCTTCTAGTGGGCTGTGGTGTTGATAAGTTCATCGAGACCCTCGTCATCCTCACGGTTCCCTTCCTCTTCGGGTTCTCCAGCTTCATGCTGGCACCGGCACTGATAATCATATCTGCCATAACAGTATCTGTCCTTGGAATGCTGGGTGCCCTTGTGGGTTACGGTATCATAAATGAGCTCAGAAGGGCCGGCGCCCTGGATTAA
- a CDS encoding PAS domain S-box protein — protein sequence MGRHFQLKASPICDAEDRTVGAIEILRDVTDYIETKEKLRRSKNRYRAIFENRATPTAITDREWNITGTNRVFRELFGVDEGFNLRDLLD from the coding sequence ATGGGCAGGCACTTCCAGCTCAAGGCATCCCCGATCTGTGATGCGGAGGATAGAACCGTGGGGGCCATAGAGATACTGAGGGACGTTACAGATTACATTGAAACCAAGGAGAAACTCAGAAGATCAAAGAACCGTTACAGGGCAATATTTGAGAACAGGGCCACCCCCACAGCCATCACAGACCGGGAGTGGAATATCACAGGGACAAACAGGGTCTTCAGGGAACTCTTCGGTGTTGATGAGGGCTTCAATTTAAGGGACCTGCTGGACTAG
- a CDS encoding CbiQ family ECF transporter T component, whose protein sequence is MDLKAVFSPFTSTPEGFLVEVNPLSKLTVVVSATLLSTFISDLTLLIIMGVIFTALIAHSGSLRFAAPFLSFIILFWLVSLAIIMVLSGNPHTMGFLSLFFARFFIISAAGLSFAFTTEPQKLAESLRSVRIPGEIVFTLTVALRYIPALAVEASSIWDSLKLRTSLSGSSIIRRPSLLYRGLIIPMIIRTVKISDEVAIAAETRGFNPREGPVGSLMLSGRDITFLAFFTVIFASLVIMDGAVV, encoded by the coding sequence TTGGACCTTAAGGCCGTGTTCTCACCATTCACATCAACCCCTGAGGGGTTCCTTGTGGAGGTAAACCCCCTCTCAAAGCTCACTGTGGTGGTATCCGCCACGCTACTGTCTACATTCATATCAGACCTGACTCTCCTGATAATCATGGGAGTCATTTTCACGGCACTGATAGCCCATTCAGGGTCCCTGAGGTTTGCAGCACCCTTCCTCTCATTCATCATCCTTTTCTGGCTGGTTTCCCTTGCCATTATCATGGTGCTCTCAGGTAACCCACACACCATGGGATTTCTGAGCCTCTTCTTCGCCCGTTTCTTCATAATATCAGCGGCAGGACTATCCTTTGCATTCACTACCGAGCCTCAGAAGCTTGCAGAGTCCCTCAGATCCGTCAGAATCCCCGGGGAGATAGTTTTCACACTCACAGTCGCCCTCAGATACATACCGGCCCTTGCAGTGGAGGCCTCCTCCATATGGGACTCCCTCAAACTCAGGACCAGTCTTTCAGGATCTTCCATCATCAGGAGGCCTTCCCTCCTCTACAGGGGACTCATAATACCCATGATAATAAGGACTGTGAAGATTTCAGATGAGGTGGCCATCGCTGCAGAGACCAGGGGCTTTAACCCTCGTGAAGGTCCCGTAGGGAGTCTCATGTTAAGCGGGAGGGATATCACCTTTTTAGCATTCTTCACTGTTATCTTCGCATCCCTCGTGATAATGGATGGGGCGGTGGTCTGA